From a single Aricia agestis chromosome 17, ilAriAges1.1, whole genome shotgun sequence genomic region:
- the LOC121735616 gene encoding zinc finger protein 431-like isoform X3, which produces MFEQQIKAEPMSFYTHQHVNSGPPTIIRSESNHPIINMNQHQHEDSKDSLMQQQHQELMEHQDMQQDDDDVDNLSFKGMEDEGVEMDMDGRQCAQGMGVDMGSIQTKMEVSNGPQSIPRSKPQACKVCGKVLSSASSYYVHMKLHSGNKPFQCTVCDAAFCRKPYLDVHMRTHTGERPFQCDLCLKRFTQKSSLNTHKRVHTDEHMRALMVKDRPHKCELCGMRFTQSSSLNRHKKIHTEEHRRALLEKVRPYQCHICFMRFTQKSSLGRHGKIHTEEHIQSLINKVRPYQCDVCDKRFTQKSSLGTHKRIHTGERPYECDACHKRFTQKSSLSIHKRTHTVQGRPFQCLSCPAAFTCKQYLEIHTRTHTGERPYQCDICLKRFTQKSSLNIHKRTHSVQGRPFQCLQCPAAFTCKQYLEIHNRTHTGERPYQCDVCLKRFAQKSTLNIHKRTHTVQGRPYQCTECPAAFTCKPYLEIHMRTHTGERPFECDVCYKRFTQKSTLNIHKRIHTGERPYACDICQKRFAVKSYVTAHRWSHVADKPLSCERCSMTFTSKSQFALHIRTHATGPCYECSVCGRTFVRDSYLIRHHNRVHRENHSNVSANSISTINSVATNTSNYDSPGVCDLSFVPMVNRYMTSQGTQVSMDTTKMSAMSPQSIASISSPPPPHTPTPQPPMSGQMRLSD; this is translated from the exons ACCAGGACATGCAgcaagatgatgatgatgtcgaCAAT TTGAGCTTCAAGGGGATGGAGGATGAAGGAGTTGAAATGGACATGGACGGCAGACAATGTGcacaa GGAATGGGTGTCGACATGGGTTCAATCCAAACAAAAATGGAAGTATCAAACGGCCCGCAATCAATTCCACGCTCAAAACCTCAAGCTTGTAAG GTATGCGGCAAAGTGCTGTCTTCGGCATCATCGTATTACGTCCACATGAAGTTACACTCCGGGAACAAGCCGTTTCAATGCACA GTATGCGACGCAGCGTTCTGCCGCAAGCCGTATCTGGACGTGCACATGCGCACACACACCGGCGAGCGGCCGTTCCAGTGCGACCTGTGCCTCAAGCGCTTCACGCAGAAGTCCAGCCTCAACACGCACAAACGCGTCCACACCG ATGAGCACATGCGCGCGTTGATGGTGAAGGACCGACCGCACAAGTGCGAGCTCTGTGGGATGCGCTTCACGCAGAGCTCCAGCCTCAACAGACACAAGAAAATACACACGG AGGAGCACAGACGCGCCCTGTTAGAGAAAGTGCGGCCGTACCAGTGCCACATCTGTTTTATGCGCTTCACTCAGAAGTCCAGCCTGGGCCGTCACGGAAAGATACACACTG AGGAGCACATCCAATCGCTGATCAACAAAGTGCGCCCATATCAATGTGACGTCTGTGACAAGCGGTTCACGCAGAAGTCCAGCCTTGGCACCCATAAACGTATACACACCG GCGAGCGGCCCTATGAGTGCGACGCGTGTCACAAGCGCTTCACGCAGAAGTCCAGCCTCAGTATACATAAGCGGACGCACACAG TCCAGGGCAGACCGTTCCAGTGCCTGTCGTGTCCCGCCGCCTTCACCTGCAAGCAATACCTGGAGATACACACGCGCACGCACACCGGCGAGCGACCCTATCAGTGCGACATCTGCCTGAAGCGCTTCACGCAGAAGTCTTCGCTCAACATACACAAACGGACGCACTCAG TGCAGGGCCGGCCCTTCCAGTGCCTGCAGTGCCCCGCCGCCTTCACCTGCAAGCAGTACCTCGAGATCCACAACCGCACGCACACCGGCGAGCGTCCCTACCAGTGCGACGTCTGCCTCAAGAGGTTCGCGCAAAAGTCCACCCTCAACATTCACAAACGAACGCACACAG TGCAAGGTCGGCCGTATCAGTGCACGGAGTGTCCTGCGGCGTTCACTTGCAAGCCGTACCTGGAGATTCACATGCGCACACACACCGGCGAGCGGCCCTTCGAGTGCGATGTCTGTTACAAACGCTTCACGCAGAAATCTACGCTCAACATCCACAAGCGAATACATACCG GAGAACGTCCGTACGCCTGTGATATCTGTCAGAAAAGATTTGCTGTGAAGAGCTATGTCACCGCGCACAG GTGGTCGCACGTGGCGGACAAGCCGCTGAGCTGCGAGCGCTGCTCCATGACGTTCACGTCCAAGAGCCAATTCGCGCTGCACATCCGCACGCACGCCACCGGACCCTGCTACGAGTGCAGCGTGTGCGGCCGTACCTTCGTGCGGGACAGCTACCTCATACG GCACCACAACCGAGTGCACCGCGAGAACCACAGCAACGTGTCGGCGAACAGCATCAGCACCATCAACAGCGTCGCCACCAATACTTCCAACTACGACTCGCCCGGCGTCTGCGACCTGAG TTTTGTGCCAATGGTGAACCGCTACATGACGTCGCAGGGCACTCAGGTGTCGATGGACACGACCAAGATGTCCGCCATGTCGCCGCAGTCTATCGCCTCTATTT CGTCGCCCCCTCCCCCGCACACGCCGACGCCGCAACCGCCGATGTCGGGACAGATGCGTCTCTCAGATTGA
- the LOC121735616 gene encoding zinc finger protein 2 homolog isoform X1: protein MFEQQIKAEPMSFYTHQHVNSGPPTIIRSESNHPIINMNQHQHEDSKDSLMQQQHQELMEHQDMQQDDDDVDNLSFKGMEDEGVEMDMDGRQCAQGMGVDMGSIQTKMEVSNGPQSIPRSKPQACKVCGKVLSSASSYYVHMKLHSGNKPFQCTVCDAAFCRKPYLDVHMRTHTGERPFQCDLCLKRFTQKSSLNTHKRVHTDEHMRALMVKDRPHKCELCGMRFTQSSSLNRHKKIHTEEHRRALLEKVRPYQCHICFMRFTQKSSLGRHGKIHTEEHIQSLINKVRPYQCDVCDKRFTQKSSLGTHKRIHTGERPFQCTVCLKSFTQKCALNLHEKIHTGERPYECDACHKRFTQKSSLSIHKRTHTVQGRPFQCLSCPAAFTCKQYLEIHTRTHTGERPYQCDICLKRFTQKSSLNIHKRTHSVQGRPFQCLQCPAAFTCKQYLEIHNRTHTGERPYQCDVCLKRFAQKSTLNIHKRTHTVQGRPYQCTECPAAFTCKPYLEIHMRTHTGERPFECDVCYKRFTQKSTLNIHKRIHTGERPYACDICQKRFAVKSYVTAHRWSHVADKPLSCERCSMTFTSKSQFALHIRTHATGPCYECSVCGRTFVRDSYLIRHHNRVHRENHSNVSANSISTINSVATNTSNYDSPGVCDLSFVPMVNRYMTSQGTQVSMDTTKMSAMSPQSIASISSPPPPHTPTPQPPMSGQMRLSD from the exons ACCAGGACATGCAgcaagatgatgatgatgtcgaCAAT TTGAGCTTCAAGGGGATGGAGGATGAAGGAGTTGAAATGGACATGGACGGCAGACAATGTGcacaa GGAATGGGTGTCGACATGGGTTCAATCCAAACAAAAATGGAAGTATCAAACGGCCCGCAATCAATTCCACGCTCAAAACCTCAAGCTTGTAAG GTATGCGGCAAAGTGCTGTCTTCGGCATCATCGTATTACGTCCACATGAAGTTACACTCCGGGAACAAGCCGTTTCAATGCACA GTATGCGACGCAGCGTTCTGCCGCAAGCCGTATCTGGACGTGCACATGCGCACACACACCGGCGAGCGGCCGTTCCAGTGCGACCTGTGCCTCAAGCGCTTCACGCAGAAGTCCAGCCTCAACACGCACAAACGCGTCCACACCG ATGAGCACATGCGCGCGTTGATGGTGAAGGACCGACCGCACAAGTGCGAGCTCTGTGGGATGCGCTTCACGCAGAGCTCCAGCCTCAACAGACACAAGAAAATACACACGG AGGAGCACAGACGCGCCCTGTTAGAGAAAGTGCGGCCGTACCAGTGCCACATCTGTTTTATGCGCTTCACTCAGAAGTCCAGCCTGGGCCGTCACGGAAAGATACACACTG AGGAGCACATCCAATCGCTGATCAACAAAGTGCGCCCATATCAATGTGACGTCTGTGACAAGCGGTTCACGCAGAAGTCCAGCCTTGGCACCCATAAACGTATACACACCG GCGAGCGGCCGTTCCAGTGCACCGTCTGCCTCAAGTCCTTCACGCAGAAGTGCGCGCTCAATTTGCACGAAAAGATACATACGG GCGAGCGGCCCTATGAGTGCGACGCGTGTCACAAGCGCTTCACGCAGAAGTCCAGCCTCAGTATACATAAGCGGACGCACACAG TCCAGGGCAGACCGTTCCAGTGCCTGTCGTGTCCCGCCGCCTTCACCTGCAAGCAATACCTGGAGATACACACGCGCACGCACACCGGCGAGCGACCCTATCAGTGCGACATCTGCCTGAAGCGCTTCACGCAGAAGTCTTCGCTCAACATACACAAACGGACGCACTCAG TGCAGGGCCGGCCCTTCCAGTGCCTGCAGTGCCCCGCCGCCTTCACCTGCAAGCAGTACCTCGAGATCCACAACCGCACGCACACCGGCGAGCGTCCCTACCAGTGCGACGTCTGCCTCAAGAGGTTCGCGCAAAAGTCCACCCTCAACATTCACAAACGAACGCACACAG TGCAAGGTCGGCCGTATCAGTGCACGGAGTGTCCTGCGGCGTTCACTTGCAAGCCGTACCTGGAGATTCACATGCGCACACACACCGGCGAGCGGCCCTTCGAGTGCGATGTCTGTTACAAACGCTTCACGCAGAAATCTACGCTCAACATCCACAAGCGAATACATACCG GAGAACGTCCGTACGCCTGTGATATCTGTCAGAAAAGATTTGCTGTGAAGAGCTATGTCACCGCGCACAG GTGGTCGCACGTGGCGGACAAGCCGCTGAGCTGCGAGCGCTGCTCCATGACGTTCACGTCCAAGAGCCAATTCGCGCTGCACATCCGCACGCACGCCACCGGACCCTGCTACGAGTGCAGCGTGTGCGGCCGTACCTTCGTGCGGGACAGCTACCTCATACG GCACCACAACCGAGTGCACCGCGAGAACCACAGCAACGTGTCGGCGAACAGCATCAGCACCATCAACAGCGTCGCCACCAATACTTCCAACTACGACTCGCCCGGCGTCTGCGACCTGAG TTTTGTGCCAATGGTGAACCGCTACATGACGTCGCAGGGCACTCAGGTGTCGATGGACACGACCAAGATGTCCGCCATGTCGCCGCAGTCTATCGCCTCTATTT CGTCGCCCCCTCCCCCGCACACGCCGACGCCGCAACCGCCGATGTCGGGACAGATGCGTCTCTCAGATTGA
- the LOC121735616 gene encoding zinc finger protein 2 homolog isoform X8: protein MFEQQIKAEPMSFYTHQHVNSGPPTIIRSESNHPIINMNQHQHEDSKDSLMQQQHQELMEHQDMQQDDDDVDNLSFKGMEDEGVEMDMDGRQCAQGMGVDMGSIQTKMEVSNGPQSIPRSKPQACKVCGKVLSSASSYYVHMKLHSGNKPFQCTVCDAAFCRKPYLDVHMRTHTGERPFQCDLCLKRFTQKSSLNTHKRVHTEEHIQSLINKVRPYQCDVCDKRFTQKSSLGTHKRIHTGERPFQCTVCLKSFTQKCALNLHEKIHTGERPYECDACHKRFTQKSSLSIHKRTHTVQGRPFQCLSCPAAFTCKQYLEIHTRTHTGERPYQCDICLKRFTQKSSLNIHKRTHSVQGRPFQCLQCPAAFTCKQYLEIHNRTHTGERPYQCDVCLKRFAQKSTLNIHKRTHTVQGRPYQCTECPAAFTCKPYLEIHMRTHTGERPFECDVCYKRFTQKSTLNIHKRIHTGERPYACDICQKRFAVKSYVTAHRWSHVADKPLSCERCSMTFTSKSQFALHIRTHATGPCYECSVCGRTFVRDSYLIRHHNRVHRENHSNVSANSISTINSVATNTSNYDSPGVCDLSFVPMVNRYMTSQGTQVSMDTTKMSAMSPQSIASISSPPPPHTPTPQPPMSGQMRLSD, encoded by the exons ACCAGGACATGCAgcaagatgatgatgatgtcgaCAAT TTGAGCTTCAAGGGGATGGAGGATGAAGGAGTTGAAATGGACATGGACGGCAGACAATGTGcacaa GGAATGGGTGTCGACATGGGTTCAATCCAAACAAAAATGGAAGTATCAAACGGCCCGCAATCAATTCCACGCTCAAAACCTCAAGCTTGTAAG GTATGCGGCAAAGTGCTGTCTTCGGCATCATCGTATTACGTCCACATGAAGTTACACTCCGGGAACAAGCCGTTTCAATGCACA GTATGCGACGCAGCGTTCTGCCGCAAGCCGTATCTGGACGTGCACATGCGCACACACACCGGCGAGCGGCCGTTCCAGTGCGACCTGTGCCTCAAGCGCTTCACGCAGAAGTCCAGCCTCAACACGCACAAACGCGTCCACACCG AGGAGCACATCCAATCGCTGATCAACAAAGTGCGCCCATATCAATGTGACGTCTGTGACAAGCGGTTCACGCAGAAGTCCAGCCTTGGCACCCATAAACGTATACACACCG GCGAGCGGCCGTTCCAGTGCACCGTCTGCCTCAAGTCCTTCACGCAGAAGTGCGCGCTCAATTTGCACGAAAAGATACATACGG GCGAGCGGCCCTATGAGTGCGACGCGTGTCACAAGCGCTTCACGCAGAAGTCCAGCCTCAGTATACATAAGCGGACGCACACAG TCCAGGGCAGACCGTTCCAGTGCCTGTCGTGTCCCGCCGCCTTCACCTGCAAGCAATACCTGGAGATACACACGCGCACGCACACCGGCGAGCGACCCTATCAGTGCGACATCTGCCTGAAGCGCTTCACGCAGAAGTCTTCGCTCAACATACACAAACGGACGCACTCAG TGCAGGGCCGGCCCTTCCAGTGCCTGCAGTGCCCCGCCGCCTTCACCTGCAAGCAGTACCTCGAGATCCACAACCGCACGCACACCGGCGAGCGTCCCTACCAGTGCGACGTCTGCCTCAAGAGGTTCGCGCAAAAGTCCACCCTCAACATTCACAAACGAACGCACACAG TGCAAGGTCGGCCGTATCAGTGCACGGAGTGTCCTGCGGCGTTCACTTGCAAGCCGTACCTGGAGATTCACATGCGCACACACACCGGCGAGCGGCCCTTCGAGTGCGATGTCTGTTACAAACGCTTCACGCAGAAATCTACGCTCAACATCCACAAGCGAATACATACCG GAGAACGTCCGTACGCCTGTGATATCTGTCAGAAAAGATTTGCTGTGAAGAGCTATGTCACCGCGCACAG GTGGTCGCACGTGGCGGACAAGCCGCTGAGCTGCGAGCGCTGCTCCATGACGTTCACGTCCAAGAGCCAATTCGCGCTGCACATCCGCACGCACGCCACCGGACCCTGCTACGAGTGCAGCGTGTGCGGCCGTACCTTCGTGCGGGACAGCTACCTCATACG GCACCACAACCGAGTGCACCGCGAGAACCACAGCAACGTGTCGGCGAACAGCATCAGCACCATCAACAGCGTCGCCACCAATACTTCCAACTACGACTCGCCCGGCGTCTGCGACCTGAG TTTTGTGCCAATGGTGAACCGCTACATGACGTCGCAGGGCACTCAGGTGTCGATGGACACGACCAAGATGTCCGCCATGTCGCCGCAGTCTATCGCCTCTATTT CGTCGCCCCCTCCCCCGCACACGCCGACGCCGCAACCGCCGATGTCGGGACAGATGCGTCTCTCAGATTGA
- the LOC121735616 gene encoding zinc finger protein 2 homolog isoform X5, whose protein sequence is MFEQQIKAEPMSFYTHQHVNSGPPTIIRSESNHPIINMNQHQHEDSKDSLMQQQHQELMEHQDMQQDDDDVDNLSFKGMEDEGVEMDMDGRQCAQGMGVDMGSIQTKMEVSNGPQSIPRSKPQACKVCGKVLSSASSYYVHMKLHSGNKPFQCTVCDAAFCRKPYLDVHMRTHTGERPFQCDLCLKRFTQKSSLNTHKRVHTEEHRRALLEKVRPYQCHICFMRFTQKSSLGRHGKIHTEEHIQSLINKVRPYQCDVCDKRFTQKSSLGTHKRIHTGERPFQCTVCLKSFTQKCALNLHEKIHTGERPYECDACHKRFTQKSSLSIHKRTHTVQGRPFQCLSCPAAFTCKQYLEIHTRTHTGERPYQCDICLKRFTQKSSLNIHKRTHSVQGRPFQCLQCPAAFTCKQYLEIHNRTHTGERPYQCDVCLKRFAQKSTLNIHKRTHTVQGRPYQCTECPAAFTCKPYLEIHMRTHTGERPFECDVCYKRFTQKSTLNIHKRIHTGERPYACDICQKRFAVKSYVTAHRWSHVADKPLSCERCSMTFTSKSQFALHIRTHATGPCYECSVCGRTFVRDSYLIRHHNRVHRENHSNVSANSISTINSVATNTSNYDSPGVCDLSFVPMVNRYMTSQGTQVSMDTTKMSAMSPQSIASISSPPPPHTPTPQPPMSGQMRLSD, encoded by the exons ACCAGGACATGCAgcaagatgatgatgatgtcgaCAAT TTGAGCTTCAAGGGGATGGAGGATGAAGGAGTTGAAATGGACATGGACGGCAGACAATGTGcacaa GGAATGGGTGTCGACATGGGTTCAATCCAAACAAAAATGGAAGTATCAAACGGCCCGCAATCAATTCCACGCTCAAAACCTCAAGCTTGTAAG GTATGCGGCAAAGTGCTGTCTTCGGCATCATCGTATTACGTCCACATGAAGTTACACTCCGGGAACAAGCCGTTTCAATGCACA GTATGCGACGCAGCGTTCTGCCGCAAGCCGTATCTGGACGTGCACATGCGCACACACACCGGCGAGCGGCCGTTCCAGTGCGACCTGTGCCTCAAGCGCTTCACGCAGAAGTCCAGCCTCAACACGCACAAACGCGTCCACACCG AGGAGCACAGACGCGCCCTGTTAGAGAAAGTGCGGCCGTACCAGTGCCACATCTGTTTTATGCGCTTCACTCAGAAGTCCAGCCTGGGCCGTCACGGAAAGATACACACTG AGGAGCACATCCAATCGCTGATCAACAAAGTGCGCCCATATCAATGTGACGTCTGTGACAAGCGGTTCACGCAGAAGTCCAGCCTTGGCACCCATAAACGTATACACACCG GCGAGCGGCCGTTCCAGTGCACCGTCTGCCTCAAGTCCTTCACGCAGAAGTGCGCGCTCAATTTGCACGAAAAGATACATACGG GCGAGCGGCCCTATGAGTGCGACGCGTGTCACAAGCGCTTCACGCAGAAGTCCAGCCTCAGTATACATAAGCGGACGCACACAG TCCAGGGCAGACCGTTCCAGTGCCTGTCGTGTCCCGCCGCCTTCACCTGCAAGCAATACCTGGAGATACACACGCGCACGCACACCGGCGAGCGACCCTATCAGTGCGACATCTGCCTGAAGCGCTTCACGCAGAAGTCTTCGCTCAACATACACAAACGGACGCACTCAG TGCAGGGCCGGCCCTTCCAGTGCCTGCAGTGCCCCGCCGCCTTCACCTGCAAGCAGTACCTCGAGATCCACAACCGCACGCACACCGGCGAGCGTCCCTACCAGTGCGACGTCTGCCTCAAGAGGTTCGCGCAAAAGTCCACCCTCAACATTCACAAACGAACGCACACAG TGCAAGGTCGGCCGTATCAGTGCACGGAGTGTCCTGCGGCGTTCACTTGCAAGCCGTACCTGGAGATTCACATGCGCACACACACCGGCGAGCGGCCCTTCGAGTGCGATGTCTGTTACAAACGCTTCACGCAGAAATCTACGCTCAACATCCACAAGCGAATACATACCG GAGAACGTCCGTACGCCTGTGATATCTGTCAGAAAAGATTTGCTGTGAAGAGCTATGTCACCGCGCACAG GTGGTCGCACGTGGCGGACAAGCCGCTGAGCTGCGAGCGCTGCTCCATGACGTTCACGTCCAAGAGCCAATTCGCGCTGCACATCCGCACGCACGCCACCGGACCCTGCTACGAGTGCAGCGTGTGCGGCCGTACCTTCGTGCGGGACAGCTACCTCATACG GCACCACAACCGAGTGCACCGCGAGAACCACAGCAACGTGTCGGCGAACAGCATCAGCACCATCAACAGCGTCGCCACCAATACTTCCAACTACGACTCGCCCGGCGTCTGCGACCTGAG TTTTGTGCCAATGGTGAACCGCTACATGACGTCGCAGGGCACTCAGGTGTCGATGGACACGACCAAGATGTCCGCCATGTCGCCGCAGTCTATCGCCTCTATTT CGTCGCCCCCTCCCCCGCACACGCCGACGCCGCAACCGCCGATGTCGGGACAGATGCGTCTCTCAGATTGA
- the LOC121735616 gene encoding zinc finger protein 2 homolog isoform X4, which produces MFEQQIKAEPMSFYTHQHVNSGPPTIIRSESNHPIINMNQHQHEDSKDSLMQQQHQELMEHQDMQQDDDDVDNLSFKGMEDEGVEMDMDGRQCAQGMGVDMGSIQTKMEVSNGPQSIPRSKPQACKVCGKVLSSASSYYVHMKLHSGNKPFQCTVCDAAFCRKPYLDVHMRTHTGERPFQCDLCLKRFTQKSSLNTHKRVHTDEHMRALMVKDRPHKCELCGMRFTQSSSLNRHKKIHTEEHIQSLINKVRPYQCDVCDKRFTQKSSLGTHKRIHTGERPFQCTVCLKSFTQKCALNLHEKIHTGERPYECDACHKRFTQKSSLSIHKRTHTVQGRPFQCLSCPAAFTCKQYLEIHTRTHTGERPYQCDICLKRFTQKSSLNIHKRTHSVQGRPFQCLQCPAAFTCKQYLEIHNRTHTGERPYQCDVCLKRFAQKSTLNIHKRTHTVQGRPYQCTECPAAFTCKPYLEIHMRTHTGERPFECDVCYKRFTQKSTLNIHKRIHTGERPYACDICQKRFAVKSYVTAHRWSHVADKPLSCERCSMTFTSKSQFALHIRTHATGPCYECSVCGRTFVRDSYLIRHHNRVHRENHSNVSANSISTINSVATNTSNYDSPGVCDLSFVPMVNRYMTSQGTQVSMDTTKMSAMSPQSIASISSPPPPHTPTPQPPMSGQMRLSD; this is translated from the exons ACCAGGACATGCAgcaagatgatgatgatgtcgaCAAT TTGAGCTTCAAGGGGATGGAGGATGAAGGAGTTGAAATGGACATGGACGGCAGACAATGTGcacaa GGAATGGGTGTCGACATGGGTTCAATCCAAACAAAAATGGAAGTATCAAACGGCCCGCAATCAATTCCACGCTCAAAACCTCAAGCTTGTAAG GTATGCGGCAAAGTGCTGTCTTCGGCATCATCGTATTACGTCCACATGAAGTTACACTCCGGGAACAAGCCGTTTCAATGCACA GTATGCGACGCAGCGTTCTGCCGCAAGCCGTATCTGGACGTGCACATGCGCACACACACCGGCGAGCGGCCGTTCCAGTGCGACCTGTGCCTCAAGCGCTTCACGCAGAAGTCCAGCCTCAACACGCACAAACGCGTCCACACCG ATGAGCACATGCGCGCGTTGATGGTGAAGGACCGACCGCACAAGTGCGAGCTCTGTGGGATGCGCTTCACGCAGAGCTCCAGCCTCAACAGACACAAGAAAATACACACGG AGGAGCACATCCAATCGCTGATCAACAAAGTGCGCCCATATCAATGTGACGTCTGTGACAAGCGGTTCACGCAGAAGTCCAGCCTTGGCACCCATAAACGTATACACACCG GCGAGCGGCCGTTCCAGTGCACCGTCTGCCTCAAGTCCTTCACGCAGAAGTGCGCGCTCAATTTGCACGAAAAGATACATACGG GCGAGCGGCCCTATGAGTGCGACGCGTGTCACAAGCGCTTCACGCAGAAGTCCAGCCTCAGTATACATAAGCGGACGCACACAG TCCAGGGCAGACCGTTCCAGTGCCTGTCGTGTCCCGCCGCCTTCACCTGCAAGCAATACCTGGAGATACACACGCGCACGCACACCGGCGAGCGACCCTATCAGTGCGACATCTGCCTGAAGCGCTTCACGCAGAAGTCTTCGCTCAACATACACAAACGGACGCACTCAG TGCAGGGCCGGCCCTTCCAGTGCCTGCAGTGCCCCGCCGCCTTCACCTGCAAGCAGTACCTCGAGATCCACAACCGCACGCACACCGGCGAGCGTCCCTACCAGTGCGACGTCTGCCTCAAGAGGTTCGCGCAAAAGTCCACCCTCAACATTCACAAACGAACGCACACAG TGCAAGGTCGGCCGTATCAGTGCACGGAGTGTCCTGCGGCGTTCACTTGCAAGCCGTACCTGGAGATTCACATGCGCACACACACCGGCGAGCGGCCCTTCGAGTGCGATGTCTGTTACAAACGCTTCACGCAGAAATCTACGCTCAACATCCACAAGCGAATACATACCG GAGAACGTCCGTACGCCTGTGATATCTGTCAGAAAAGATTTGCTGTGAAGAGCTATGTCACCGCGCACAG GTGGTCGCACGTGGCGGACAAGCCGCTGAGCTGCGAGCGCTGCTCCATGACGTTCACGTCCAAGAGCCAATTCGCGCTGCACATCCGCACGCACGCCACCGGACCCTGCTACGAGTGCAGCGTGTGCGGCCGTACCTTCGTGCGGGACAGCTACCTCATACG GCACCACAACCGAGTGCACCGCGAGAACCACAGCAACGTGTCGGCGAACAGCATCAGCACCATCAACAGCGTCGCCACCAATACTTCCAACTACGACTCGCCCGGCGTCTGCGACCTGAG TTTTGTGCCAATGGTGAACCGCTACATGACGTCGCAGGGCACTCAGGTGTCGATGGACACGACCAAGATGTCCGCCATGTCGCCGCAGTCTATCGCCTCTATTT CGTCGCCCCCTCCCCCGCACACGCCGACGCCGCAACCGCCGATGTCGGGACAGATGCGTCTCTCAGATTGA